One Deltaproteobacteria bacterium genomic region harbors:
- a CDS encoding ribosome recycling factor — LKKDKTISEDGFFKGQEEIQKITNDFIERVDRISEEKEKEILSF; from the coding sequence CTTAAAAAAGACAAGACCATTTCCGAAGATGGATTTTTTAAAGGCCAGGAAGAGATCCAGAAGATTACCAATGATTTTATTGAAAGAGTGGACCGGATCAGCGAAGAGAAGGAAAAAGAGATTTTGTCCTTTTAA